In Flavobacterium enshiense, the genomic stretch GACCTTCATCTTCATAACTATTCCTAATACGGTTCCAGTCTTTTTTAATACCTATGCATTGGAAGCCAAAATTAGTAAAAAGGTTGATACTTGGTGTATTTTCCGTACCAATATTTGCATACAGCTGATGAAGCTGCAATTTTTCAAAACAATAATTGATCAGCAATTCCAACGACTCTTTTCCAAAACCTAAACTCCGATGCTCATGATTTTTAATCACGATTCCTATACCGGCACGTTGGTTTCTCGGATCAAAATCAAATAAATCAATCAGACCGACAGCTTCTGAATCATCATTTTTACAGATGGCCAATCGGAGCTGCTTCGCCTCGTAAACATCCTGATGCGCATTCTCCAGATACTGTCGGATCAAAAAACGACTGTAAGGTGTCTGCGTATTACTCATTTCCCAGATAGCCTCATCGTTT encodes the following:
- a CDS encoding GNAT family N-acetyltransferase, which gives rise to MITLKGNTVYLRALEPEDLEFVYAIENDEAIWEMSNTQTPYSRFLIRQYLENAHQDVYEAKQLRLAICKNDDSEAVGLIDLFDFDPRNQRAGIGIVIKNHEHRSLGFGKESLELLINYCFEKLQLHQLYANIGTENTPSINLFTNFGFQCIGIKKDWNRIRNSYEDEGLYQLINPTNK